The Phycisphaerales bacterium AB-hyl4 genome has a window encoding:
- a CDS encoding GNAT family N-acetyltransferase, which yields MTITIEPLTLIKLSRGDDRLLHEVWQIRTACAHDLHHRFGDGHWAKVSPLAPLRRVVREKHVYAVRWGGETVATFSLSQVGPYYLTPDLFDEPTARAAYLTALAVRPRQQHHGAGRWCMSQAEALARSWGCRSLRFDAYDHPAGAWAFYDRGGYARCGVVNVYGVRLIAYERVLMPAA from the coding sequence ACCGCCTGCTGCACGAGGTCTGGCAGATTCGTACTGCGTGCGCTCACGACCTGCATCACCGCTTCGGCGACGGGCATTGGGCGAAGGTGTCGCCGTTGGCGCCGCTGCGGCGGGTGGTGCGGGAGAAGCATGTTTATGCGGTGCGGTGGGGTGGTGAGACGGTGGCGACGTTCTCGCTGTCGCAGGTGGGGCCGTATTACCTGACGCCGGATCTTTTCGACGAGCCGACTGCGCGGGCGGCGTACCTCACGGCGTTGGCGGTACGGCCGAGGCAGCAGCACCACGGCGCGGGCCGGTGGTGCATGAGCCAGGCCGAGGCGCTCGCGCGATCGTGGGGCTGTCGATCATTGCGCTTTGACGCATACGACCACCCGGCAGGCGCATGGGCGTTTTACGATCGTGGCGGCTACGCGCGCTGCGGCGTGGTGAACGTGTACGGCGTGCGGTTGATCGCGTATGAAAGAGTGTTGATGCCGGCCGCGTAG
- a CDS encoding metal ABC transporter permease gives MQFIDDLINFAVFRHALLTGLMVGVVCSVLSVIVVLKRMAFIGQGISHAGFGGVGTAVLIGPAVGSLFALPMLDRLPWWLRDAVPAFDDFVVLAFCIATAVLIGVMTRRRQLEADSAIGILLAGTMAWGVLMTNIATTLHDTDWWVTRFGVRGAVPSFEQLLFGSLMSVSFEDMWTALVLGLLVLTLLAVLAKEMLFFAFDETAARVFGVRTTVMYYLLLVLLSLTIVMSMRLVGFVLVSALLVIPGATAVLVSQRLGRVLVLAVAVGVLGVAGGLVLSLELNLSSGATIVGVLCAIFGVTYVGRAGLNRRVVRA, from the coding sequence ATGCAGTTCATCGACGACCTGATCAACTTCGCCGTCTTTCGCCACGCCCTGCTCACCGGGCTGATGGTTGGCGTTGTGTGTTCCGTGCTGTCGGTCATCGTCGTGCTCAAACGGATGGCGTTCATCGGACAGGGCATCAGCCATGCAGGGTTCGGCGGCGTGGGCACGGCCGTACTCATCGGACCCGCGGTTGGCAGCCTGTTTGCCCTGCCGATGCTCGACCGACTGCCATGGTGGCTGCGCGACGCTGTGCCGGCGTTTGACGACTTCGTCGTGCTCGCGTTCTGCATTGCCACTGCCGTGCTCATCGGCGTCATGACCCGCCGACGCCAACTCGAAGCCGACAGCGCCATCGGCATCCTGCTCGCGGGCACGATGGCGTGGGGCGTACTGATGACCAACATCGCCACCACGCTGCACGACACCGACTGGTGGGTCACCCGCTTCGGCGTGCGGGGCGCAGTGCCAAGCTTCGAGCAACTGCTGTTCGGCTCGTTGATGAGCGTCAGCTTTGAAGACATGTGGACCGCGCTTGTGCTCGGGCTGCTCGTGCTCACGCTGTTGGCGGTGCTCGCGAAAGAGATGCTGTTCTTCGCCTTCGACGAAACCGCCGCCCGCGTGTTCGGCGTGCGGACCACTGTGATGTACTACCTGCTGCTCGTGCTGCTGAGCCTGACCATCGTGATGTCGATGCGACTGGTCGGGTTCGTGCTCGTGTCGGCGTTGCTGGTGATCCCCGGGGCGACGGCGGTGCTGGTCAGCCAACGGCTGGGGCGGGTGCTCGTGCTGGCTGTCGCGGTTGGCGTGCTGGGCGTCGCGGGCGGGCTGGTGCTGAGTCTGGAGTTGAACCTCTCCAGCGGGGCGACGATCGTCGGTGTGCTGTGCGCGATCTTCGGCGTGACGTATGTCGGTCGGGCCGGCTTGAATCGAAGGGTGGTTCGTGCGTAG
- the rho gene encoding transcription termination factor Rho, with protein sequence METTTGILELSGRSDGRIRTLDSTYVASPRDPVMPAKLIDRFDLRPGVMVEVELGKAMGGGQQNNGHQQGGRRGRNQRGNKKKPKRNAIDPAAQRVARVVSIEGKDPHEYADTTRFEDLTTIDPQPRLTLEYPGCPPTCRLIDLFCPIGYGQRGMIVSPPKAGKTTILQNLAVAISRNHPDAKVFALLVDERPEEVTDFRRNVPCTVWASSNDHPPERHVGLCVLAIERCKRLAEMGQDVVVMLDSLTRVGRAFNTAPGMQGTGRTLSGGLDAGALAIPKQLFGGARKFEEGGSLTIIATALVDTGSRGDQVIFEEFKGTGNMELILDRKIAEQRVFPAIDLAASGTRKEHLLMSEGELNTMAALRRRLLNMQPVMQVEQLLKALERFKTNEELVGSPQSPGSRQATARV encoded by the coding sequence ATGGAGACGACAACCGGTATCCTCGAACTGTCCGGCCGATCCGACGGCCGAATCCGCACGCTCGACAGCACCTATGTCGCCAGCCCGCGCGACCCGGTCATGCCAGCCAAGCTGATCGACCGCTTCGACCTGCGGCCAGGCGTCATGGTCGAAGTCGAGCTCGGCAAGGCCATGGGCGGCGGACAGCAGAACAACGGCCACCAACAGGGCGGCCGGCGCGGTCGAAACCAGCGCGGCAACAAGAAAAAGCCGAAGCGCAACGCCATCGACCCCGCTGCCCAGCGCGTCGCCCGCGTTGTGTCCATCGAAGGTAAGGATCCGCACGAGTACGCCGACACGACGCGCTTTGAAGACCTCACCACCATCGACCCGCAGCCGCGCCTCACGCTCGAATACCCCGGCTGCCCGCCGACCTGCCGACTGATCGACCTGTTCTGCCCCATTGGATACGGGCAGCGCGGCATGATCGTCTCGCCCCCTAAGGCCGGCAAGACCACCATCCTGCAAAACCTCGCCGTCGCCATCAGCCGGAACCACCCGGACGCGAAGGTCTTCGCCCTGCTCGTTGACGAACGGCCGGAGGAAGTCACCGACTTCCGCCGCAACGTGCCCTGCACCGTCTGGGCGTCGAGCAACGACCACCCGCCGGAACGTCACGTGGGCCTGTGCGTCCTCGCCATCGAGCGATGCAAGCGCCTCGCCGAGATGGGTCAGGACGTCGTCGTCATGCTCGACTCGCTCACCCGCGTCGGCCGAGCGTTCAACACCGCGCCGGGCATGCAGGGCACGGGCCGTACGCTCTCCGGCGGCCTCGACGCGGGCGCGCTGGCGATCCCCAAGCAGCTCTTCGGCGGCGCTCGCAAGTTCGAAGAAGGCGGCTCACTCACCATCATCGCCACCGCGCTGGTCGACACCGGCTCACGCGGCGATCAGGTCATCTTCGAAGAGTTCAAAGGCACTGGCAACATGGAGCTCATCCTCGATCGCAAGATCGCCGAGCAACGTGTCTTCCCCGCCATCGACCTCGCCGCCAGCGGCACGCGTAAAGAACATCTGCTGATGAGCGAAGGCGAATTGAACACCATGGCCGCCCTTCGACGTCGGTTGCTGAACATGCAGCCGGTGATGCAGGTCGAGCAGTTGCTCAAGGCCCTCGAACGCTTCAAGACCAACGAAGAGCTCGTCGGCTCACCCCAGAGCCCCGGCAGCCGACAGGCGACCGCGCGCGTGTAA